A genomic region of Fusarium oxysporum Fo47 chromosome VI, complete sequence contains the following coding sequences:
- a CDS encoding transcription factor Tfb2-domain-containing protein, whose product MSVSPAPSLQLAEYLEKLPGTTFRKLYQQPSTAFAIFRRMLPHLAKTFVMRILYSPKPILLSDLDDWVKPSHKRQKDQALSILRVLHIVSITAPSKERPQEMQLTTNFKLSLRLALSGGGTHNSFGVPSTLQIPPEIDIAFLDRYARKKWEDILHFVVSSVGYKSAGESSGPNKSVKELLVAGRLVDRKASGSVGITQAGFTFLLQEANAQVWTLLLLWLEAMEVNKMAGLEATDMLSFLFVLASMELGRAYDTNALTEQRKNMLPSLVDFGLIYIPNHKRSMFFPTRLATTLTSSSNSLRSISDGVAAATAAALQPGQSGAPGGSVTAANTEQRGSVIIETNYRIYAYTQSTLQIAVLALFTKLAMRFPDMVAGRISRQSIRQAIQFGITAEQIISYLSAHAHDQMHRTAALNNKPVLPPTVVDQIRLWQLENERMKTTSGFLFKSFEDDREYKDIARFAEEVGVLVWKNDARQMFFASKHEQIRDYMKIRKKTE is encoded by the exons ATGTCAGTCAGCCCAGCGCCCTCCCTCCAACTCGCGGAGTATCTCGAGAAGCTCCCCGGCACGACCTTCCGCAAGCTCTACCAACAACCCTCAACCGCGTTCGCCATCTTCCGTCGCATGCTCCCGCACCTCG CAAAGACGTTTGTCATGCGCATTCTCTACTCTCCTAAGCCCATACTCCTCAGCGATCTAGATGACTGGGTGAAACCAAGCCATAAGCGGCAGAAAGACCAGGCGTTATCGATCCTGCGCGTTCTGCACATCGTTTCGATCACGGCGCCTTCGAAGGAACGACCGCAGGAAATGCAACTTACTACGAACTTTAAACTATCCCTTCGACTCGCGCTATCAGGCGGTGGTACACACAACTCCTTCGGTGTGCCGTCAACACTCCAAATCCCCCCCGAAATCGACATCGCCTTCCTCGATCGCTACGCCCGAAAGAAATGGGAAGACATTCTGCACTTCGTCGTATCTAGTGTTGGCTACAAGAGCGCCGGCGAGTCTTCTGGACCGAATAAGAGCGTGAAAGAACTCCTCGTCGCGGGCCGTCTCGTCGATCGTAAAGCAAGCGGCAGCGTTGGTATCACACAAGCTGGTTTTACCTTTTTGCTGCAAGAAGCCAATGCGCAAGTATGGACGCTGCTGTTGCTTTGGCTGGAGGCTATGGAGGTGAATAAGATGGCTGGGCTGGAGGCTACAGATATGCTCTCGTTCCTCTTCGTACTCGCCAGCATGGAACTTGGTCGCGCGTACGACACGAATGCGCTGACAGAACAGCGTAAGAACATGTTACCCTCGCTTGTCGACTTTGGGTTGATTTACATCCCTAACCACAAACGATCCATGTTCTTCCCGACTCGTCTGGCTACAACCCTCACTTCGAGCAGCAATAGTCTTCGCAGCATCAGTGATGGCGTTGCAGCCGCTACGGCAGCTGCTCTTCAACCAGGCCAATCCGGCGCACCAGGCGGAAGCGTGACCGCCGCTAATACTGAGCAGCGCGGCAGTGTGATTATCGAGACCAACTACCGTATCTACGCCTACACTCAGTCAACACTTCAAATCGCCGTCCTGGCCCTCTTCACCAAACTCGCAATGCGCTTCCCCGACATGGTCGCCGGCCGAATTTCCCGCCAGTCCATCCGACAAGCCATTCAATTCGGCATCACCGCCGAGCAGATCATCTCCTACCTTTCCGCGCACGCACACGATCAAATGCACCGCACCGCGGCTCTCAACAATAAACCCGTTCTTCCCCCCACGGTAGTTGATCAAATTCGTCTGTGGCAGCTCGAAAACGAACGCATGAAGACAACGAGCGGATTCTTATTCAAGTCATTCGAGGATGATAGGGAATACAAAGATATTGCAAGATTTGCTGAGGAGGTGGGTGTTTTGGTGTGGAAGAATGATGCAAGACAGATGTTCTTTGCGAGCAAGCATGAACAGATTAGAGACTATATGAAGATTCGCAAGAAGACAGAATGA
- a CDS encoding Alpha/Beta hydrolase protein → MMIPPSVSHLLAVGAGIGTLFANHVSALDRTTVKTDSGVVKGFTDESFPNVAQFLGIPYAEPPVGKRRWAPAVAKGQFGTLNASHQGPACPQAEPSNSGPWRPEFLIKPNSTGEDCLYLNVWTPYKTRGGNKDKLPVLVWIHGGGFGAGGGNIDYQVSPHWIARSQKHIVVSLNYRLGIFGFPNAAGLGPKEQNLGLLDQRLAVEWVRDNIARFGGDPKGITLWGQSAGGASVGYYQYAYPKEPIARAYIQDSGGVFLPINNADSSHSNFTSIAKAFKCDKGNQVDCLRRVPFKDIQKKVENTAGVSFVPVVDERTRFSDYSKRLLSSKIPKLPSIIGTNRDEWNFGAEPAEPPVMPPPEQVHTDSTFGCPAHFETALRSSTNAKTWRYMYSSNFTNIMPGDEGAFHSAELPLIFGTHDIARNKSGPFEYKISHSMQDYWLAFIQDPYAGLTTKGWKPTAGGYDALQTGVEFGFDNKIVVRKYSFKSFRDGCTMTSSLVVLGDAEIRELLISLSKEEVLQFKEALENILIDFSVRGEGKYQPTPDFVNRPNGQKTLFRTFSSPDHVGTKIVVTPAPIKDSEGNTVNRPLGGLLSLCDSAGVPTGILNAAEPTGYRTTLSALIPWTWRRNTENIVIFGAGKQGLWHTRLALALRGSEIKKITVVNRSVGRAKDLVKTVTEENQKYWKSSATLNVLDPAKADYDEALASLLSSADAVFCTVGSTSPLFSHKTILGDGTLSRLPFVGAIGSWQADMIELDPEMLRHAASRDDSYSPHGAEGSILVDDLEEAMVKSGEVIQSGLKGERLLQVGEILDWLDDKSERKPEGGVENLKKWISEGFIVYKGIGVSVTDLAAGNAILGLARKRNVGTTISNF, encoded by the exons ATGATGATTCCACCGAGTGTTTCTCACCTCCTGGCCGTTGGGGCAGGAATTGGTACCCTATTTGCCAATCATGTCTCTGCTCTTGACAGGACAACTGTAAAGACGGATAGCGGTGTTGTTAAAGGCTTTACAGACGAGTCTTTTCCTAATGTGGCTCAATTCCTCGGTATACCTTATGCCGAACCTCCGGTTGGGAAACGACGATGGGCTCCTGCAGTAGCCAAAGGACAATTCGGAACATTGAATGCATCGCATCAAGGCCCTGCTTGTCCTCAGGCTGAACCATCCAACAGTGGTCCTTGGCGCCCTGAGTTCCTGATCAAGCCTAACAGTACAGGCGAAGACTGTCTGTACCTCAATGTATGGACTCCATATAAGACTCGGGGAGGTAACAAGGATAAACTACCTGTGTTGGTTTGGATCCATGGCGGTGGTTTTGGTGCT GGCGGTGGTAACATCGACTATCAAGTATCTCCCCACTGGATCGCAAGGAGTCAGAAACACATAGTCGTCAGTCTCAA CTATCGTCTGGGAATCTTTGGGTTCCCAAATGCCGCGGGTCTTGGCCCCAAAGAGCAAAATCTGGGACTCCTAGATCAGCGTCTTGCTGTCGAGTGGGTGCGCGACAACATCGCACGCTTTGGCGGTGATCCCAAGGGGATCACTCTCTGGGGTCAGAGTGCCGGCGGCGCTTCGGTTGGGTACTATCAGTATGCGTATCCTAAGGAGCCAATTGCGCGTGCATACATCCAAGATTCAGGAGGTGTCTTCTTACCCATCAACAATGCTGATTCCTCACACTCCAACTTTACCTCTATTGCGAAGGCGTTCAAGTGTGATAAAGGCAACCAGGTCGATTGCCTCCGCAGGGTACCATTCAAGGATATCCAGAAGAAGGTCGAGAATACAGCGGGAGTGAGCTTTGTTCCTGTTGTCGATGAGAGAACTAGGTTCTCCGACTACTCGAAGCGACTTCTATCGTCCAAGATCCCCAAGCTG CCATCCATCATCGGTACCAACAGAGACGAATGGAACTTTGGTGCAGAGCCTGCAGAGCCTCCGGTCATGCCACCACCCGAACAAGTCCACACAGACAGTACCTTTGGTTGTCCCGCACACTTCGAAACAGCTCTGCGATCCTCAACCAACGCCAAGACCTGGCGATACATGTACTCCTCAAacttcaccaacatcatGCCCGGGGACGAGGGCGCTTTTCATTCCGCTGAACTTCCTTTGATCTTTGGAACCCATGATATTGCGCGGAATAAGTCTGGGCCGTTTGAGTACAAGATCAGTCATTCGATGCAGGATTACTGGTTGGCGTTTATTCAGGATCCCTATGCTGGATTAACGACGAAGGGATGGAAGCCAACAGCTGGAGGGTATGATGCATTGCAGACTGGTGTGGAGTTTGGGTTTGACAATAAGATTGTTGTGAGGAAGTATTCGTTCAAGTCCTTTCGGGATGGGT GCACAATGACCAGCAGCCTCGTCGTCCTTGGCGATGCCGAAATCCGAgagcttctcatcagcctgtccaaagaagaagtcctTCAGTTCAAGGAGGCTCTGGAGAACATCCTCATTGACTTCTCTGTCAGAGGTGAAGGGAAATACCAACCAACACCAGATTTCGTCAACCGACCGAATGGGCAAAAGACTCTCTTCCGCACTTTCAGCTCTCCAGACCATGTAGGAACCAAGATCGTGGTCACGCCAGCTCCCATCAAGGACTCAGAGGGCAACACGGTGAACCGTCCACTTGGAGGACTTTTGTCTTTGTGCGATTCTGCAGGTGTGCCGACGGGTATACTCAATGCTGCGGAGCCAACTGGCTATCGTACTACTTTATCTGCTTTGATCCCATGGACTTGGAGAAGGAATACGGAAAATATTGTGATCTTTGGAGCGGGAAAGCAAGGGCTTTGGCATACTCGTCTGGCACTGGCTCTCAGAGGCtccgagatcaagaagatcaccgTCGTGAACCGGTCTGTGGGCCGGGCCAAGGATTTGGTCAAGACGGTTACGGAAGAAAACCAAAAGTACTGGAAGTCTTCTGCCACTCTGAATGTTCTGGATCCTGCTAAAGCTGATTACGACGAGGCTCTGGCATCTCTCTTGTCATCAGCCGACGCAGTGTTCTGCACAGTTGGTTCAACAAGTCCCCTGTTCTCACACAAGACCATCCTAGGTGATGGAACACTAAGCAGATTACCTTTCGTCGGCGCCATAGGTTCATGGCAAGCCGACATGATCGAACTTGATCCAGAAATGCTTCGCCATGCTGCTTCTCGCGACGACTCATACAGCCCTCATGGTGCGGAAGGCAGtattcttgttgatgatcttgaagaggCGATGGTCAAGTCTGGAGAAGTTATACAGAGCGGTCTCAAGGGTGAAAGGTTACTTCAGGTTGGAGAGATCTTAGATTGGCTAGATGACAAGTCTGAAAGGAAGCCTGAAGGAGGCGTCGAGAACCTGAAGAAGTGGATTAGTGAGGGCTTCATTGTGTACAAAGGCATTGGCGTGAGTGTCACAGATCTTGCCGCTGGAAACGCGATCCTGGGCCTTGCTAGGAAGAGAAATGTTGGAACGACTATCTCTAACTTTTAG
- a CDS encoding proline racemase family yields the protein MPFKRSFNTVGVHCGGEVCDVVVGGVRDVPGKTMYEKMMHFWKKEDHLRNFLLNEPRGCSAMCHNLVLPPTNPEADYGFIIMEHEEYPPMSGANTVATVTCLLETGMVTMQEPETVVKLDAPAGLVTAYAKCENGKCKSVRFHNVPAFVFATEKEISVPDLGTVKVDIAYGGMIYVLVDAASVGLKIKTTEGAKLVKVGERIKRAVMEQTDPVHPENPGIHGVTIIEFTEPLYEYKDGKAANNTVVVSPGRLDRSPCGTGTCARLAVLHAKGELKEGENFYHRGITGTEFVGRVEGTTKVGEYSAIYPSVEGQAWITSFKQVVLDSTDPFPEGFRVGDTWHLDPEE from the coding sequence ATGCCTTTCAAGCGCAGCTTCAACACCGTAGGCGTCCACTGCGGCGGCGAGGTCTGCGACGTTGTAGTCGGCGGCGTTCGCGATGTCCCCGGCAAGACAATGTACGAGAAGATGATGCACTTCTGGAAGAAAGAAGACCACCTTCGAAATTTTCTCCTCAACGAACCACGAGGCTGTTCCGCAATGTGCCACAACCTCGTCTTGCCTCCCACAAACCCAGAAGCCGACtatggcttcatcatcatggagcaTGAAGAGTACCCGCCCATGTCGGGAGCAAATACCGTTGCGACGGTGACGTGTCTGTTGGAAACGGGCATGGTGACCATGCAGGAGCCTGAGACGGTTGTTAAGCTTGATGCGCCGGCTGGGCTTGTTACTGCTTATGCGAAGTGTGAGAATGGGAAATGCAAGAGTGTCAGGTTCCATAACGTACCTGCTTTTGTGTTTGCCACCGAAAAAGAGATCTCGGTACCGGATCTAGGCACGGTAAAAGTCGACATTGCATATGGAGGGATGATTTACGTGCTGGTAGATGCTGCATCGGTTGGTCTGAAGATCAAGACTACGGAGGGCGCCAAGCTGGTCAAAGTCGGAGAACGCATTAAGAGAGCTGTCATGGAACAAACGGACCCGGTCCATCCCGAAAACCCTGGTATCCACGGCGTCACAATTATCGAGTTTACAGAGCCCCTCTACGAGTACAAGGACGGAAAGGCAGCAAACAATACTGTCGTTGTGTCTCCCGGCCGCTTAGATCGAAGCCCCTGCGGAACAGGAACATGTGCCAGGCTAGCAGTTCTCCACGCTAAAGGAGAGCTGAAGGAGGGTGAGAACTTTTATCATCGCGGCATCACTGGGACAGAATTTGTTGGTAGGGTAGAGGGAACAACCAAGGTTGGCGAATATTCTGCTATTTATCCCTCAGTCGAAGGGCAAGCATGGATAACAAGCTTCAAGCAAGTTGTGTTGGATTCCACGGACCCTTTCCCTGAAGGGTTTCGCGTAGGAGATACATGGCATCTGGACCCCGAAGAGTAG